From a region of the Enterobacter sp. JBIWA008 genome:
- the hisF gene encoding imidazole glycerol phosphate synthase subunit HisF, with protein sequence MLAKRIIPCLDVRDGQVVKGVQFRNHEIIGDIVPLAKRYADEGADELVFYDITASSDGRVVDKSWVARVAEVIDIPFCVAGGIKSADDAAKILSFGADKISINSPALADPELITRLADRFGVQCIVVGIDTWYDAATGKYHVNQYTGDENRTRVTQWETLDWVQEVQKRGAGEIVLNMMNQDGVRNGYDLEQLKKVRAVCHVPLIASGGAGTMEHFLEAFRDANVDGALAASVFHKQIINIGELKTYLAGQGVEIRVC encoded by the coding sequence ATGCTGGCAAAACGGATAATCCCATGCCTGGACGTACGCGATGGTCAGGTCGTGAAAGGCGTGCAGTTCCGCAACCACGAGATCATTGGCGACATCGTCCCGCTGGCAAAACGCTATGCCGATGAAGGCGCAGACGAGCTGGTCTTTTATGATATCACCGCTTCCAGCGATGGCCGAGTGGTCGACAAAAGCTGGGTGGCTCGCGTGGCGGAGGTGATCGACATTCCGTTCTGCGTGGCGGGCGGAATTAAGTCCGCTGACGACGCGGCCAAAATTCTCTCGTTTGGTGCCGACAAGATTTCGATTAACTCCCCTGCCCTGGCCGACCCTGAGCTGATCACCCGCCTCGCCGATCGTTTTGGCGTGCAGTGTATTGTGGTTGGGATCGACACCTGGTATGACGCCGCAACGGGCAAGTACCACGTGAACCAGTACACCGGGGATGAAAACCGCACGCGCGTGACGCAGTGGGAAACGCTCGACTGGGTGCAGGAAGTGCAGAAGCGTGGCGCTGGCGAGATTGTCCTCAACATGATGAACCAGGACGGCGTGCGTAACGGGTATGACCTCGAGCAGCTGAAAAAAGTCCGTGCGGTCTGCCACGTTCCGCTGATCGCCTCCGGCGGCGCGGGCACCATGGAACACTTTCTTGAAGCCTTCCGCGATGCGAACGTGGACGGCGCGCTGGCCGCATCCGTGTTCCACAAACAGATTATTAATATTGGTGAGTTAAAAACGTACCTGGCCGGCCAGGGCGTGGAGATCAGGGTATGTTAA